The following are encoded in a window of Primulina eburnea isolate SZY01 chromosome 4, ASM2296580v1, whole genome shotgun sequence genomic DNA:
- the LOC140829517 gene encoding uncharacterized protein isoform X1, with product MIKDLPYEIRMGFLTGLHNLSWWPVMTPDTTASSYWLNWRFLLCATWILIAMVCSALLIWRYEGTKNSKNRTSGETQEAAGCLYKGEAWGTCSKMIHPIWLLGYRIVAFCSMLALILADSFINSAHIFYFYTEWTFTLVTIYFGLASLLSLHGCLHYCHKVDHDKNCCVDSEERGSYIVPKLGEYADVPSMTISLNQHDEDRCQSASTWEYTLQIIFQMCAGAVALTDSVFWLLLFPFFTAKDFRLSFLVFCMHSVNAVFLLGETILNSLRFPFFRMAYFLLWTCVFVVFQWTIHAFVPMRWPYPFLELSSPYAPIWYLSVGLLHLPCFGIFTLIFKIKNCCLSR from the exons ATGATTAAAGATTTACCGTACGAAATAAGAATGGGATTTTTGACAGGACTTCATAATCTTTCTTGGTGGCCTGTCATGACACCGGACACGACAGCCTCAAGCTATTGGTTGAACTGGAGGTTTTTACTCTGTGCAACATGGATCCTAATTGCTATGGTGTGTTCTGCACTTTTGATATGGAGATATGAAGGCACTAAAAATTCGAAAAACAGAACAAGTGGTGAGACACAGGAAGCAGCAGGATGTTTGTACAAGGGTGAAGCTTGGGGAACGTGTTCGAAAATGATCCATCCCATTTGGCTACTTGGCTACCGAATTGTTGCTTTCTGCTCAATGCTTGCATTAATTCTTGCCGATTCCTTCATCAACAGTgctcacatattttatttttatactgA GTGGACTTTTACTCTAGTCACCATCTATTTTGGG TTAGCATCATTACTCTCCCTTCATGGATGTCTCCATTACTGCCACAAAGTCGACCACGATAAAAATTGCTGTGTTGATTCAGAGGAGCGAGGCTCCTATATAGTACCAAAGCTTGGAGAATATGCAGATGTGCCCAGCATGACCATAAGCTTGAATCAGCACGACGAAGATCGTTGCCAAAGTGCATCTACTTGGGAATACACCTTACAAATAATTTTTCAG atgtgTGCTGGGGCTGTCGCACTAACAGATTCTGTCTTCTGGCTCTTACTTTTCCCATTTTTTACTGCCAAAGATTTCAGATTAAGTTTT CTGGTTTTTTGTATGCATTCTGTCAACGCTGTTTTCCTCCTTGGTGAAACAATTTTAAACAGCCTG CGGTTCCCCTTCTTCCGAATGGCATATTTCCTTCTATGGACATGTGTATTCGTTGTTTTCCAGTGGACCATCCATGCTTTTGTTCCCATGAG GTGGCCTTATCCTTTTCTTGAATTGTCATCTCCATATGCTCCCATATG GTACTTGTCTGTGGGGCTGTTACATCTTCCTTGTTTTGGGATTTTTACTCTTATATTTAAGATAAAAAACTGCTGCTTATCGAGATAA
- the LOC140829517 gene encoding uncharacterized protein isoform X2 yields MTPDTTASSYWLNWRFLLCATWILIAMVCSALLIWRYEGTKNSKNRTSGETQEAAGCLYKGEAWGTCSKMIHPIWLLGYRIVAFCSMLALILADSFINSAHIFYFYTEWTFTLVTIYFGLASLLSLHGCLHYCHKVDHDKNCCVDSEERGSYIVPKLGEYADVPSMTISLNQHDEDRCQSASTWEYTLQIIFQMCAGAVALTDSVFWLLLFPFFTAKDFRLSFLVFCMHSVNAVFLLGETILNSLRFPFFRMAYFLLWTCVFVVFQWTIHAFVPMRWPYPFLELSSPYAPIWYLSVGLLHLPCFGIFTLIFKIKNCCLSR; encoded by the exons ATGACACCGGACACGACAGCCTCAAGCTATTGGTTGAACTGGAGGTTTTTACTCTGTGCAACATGGATCCTAATTGCTATGGTGTGTTCTGCACTTTTGATATGGAGATATGAAGGCACTAAAAATTCGAAAAACAGAACAAGTGGTGAGACACAGGAAGCAGCAGGATGTTTGTACAAGGGTGAAGCTTGGGGAACGTGTTCGAAAATGATCCATCCCATTTGGCTACTTGGCTACCGAATTGTTGCTTTCTGCTCAATGCTTGCATTAATTCTTGCCGATTCCTTCATCAACAGTgctcacatattttatttttatactgA GTGGACTTTTACTCTAGTCACCATCTATTTTGGG TTAGCATCATTACTCTCCCTTCATGGATGTCTCCATTACTGCCACAAAGTCGACCACGATAAAAATTGCTGTGTTGATTCAGAGGAGCGAGGCTCCTATATAGTACCAAAGCTTGGAGAATATGCAGATGTGCCCAGCATGACCATAAGCTTGAATCAGCACGACGAAGATCGTTGCCAAAGTGCATCTACTTGGGAATACACCTTACAAATAATTTTTCAG atgtgTGCTGGGGCTGTCGCACTAACAGATTCTGTCTTCTGGCTCTTACTTTTCCCATTTTTTACTGCCAAAGATTTCAGATTAAGTTTT CTGGTTTTTTGTATGCATTCTGTCAACGCTGTTTTCCTCCTTGGTGAAACAATTTTAAACAGCCTG CGGTTCCCCTTCTTCCGAATGGCATATTTCCTTCTATGGACATGTGTATTCGTTGTTTTCCAGTGGACCATCCATGCTTTTGTTCCCATGAG GTGGCCTTATCCTTTTCTTGAATTGTCATCTCCATATGCTCCCATATG GTACTTGTCTGTGGGGCTGTTACATCTTCCTTGTTTTGGGATTTTTACTCTTATATTTAAGATAAAAAACTGCTGCTTATCGAGATAA
- the LOC140829515 gene encoding ATP-citrate synthase alpha chain protein 1 isoform X2: protein MARKKIREYDSKRLLKEHFKRISGSDLDIKSAQVTEFTDFNELVNKEPWLSSTKLVVKPDMLFGKRGKSGLVALNLDVAGVAVFVKEKIGKEVEMGGCKGPITTFIVEPFVPHNEEFYVNIVSERLGCSVSFSECGGIEIEENWDKVKTIFVPTGTSFTSESCAPLVATLPLEIKGVIEEFIKVVYALFLDLDFTFLEMNPFTLVDEKPYPLDMRGELDDTAAFKNFKKWGNIEFPMPFGRVMSPTESFIHGLDEKTSASLKFTVLNPKGRIWTMVAGGGASVIYADTVGDLGFASELGNYAEYSGAPNEEEVLQYARVVIDCATADPDGQKRALVIGGGIANFTDVAATFNGIIRALKEKESKLKAARMSLYVRRGGPNYQKGLARMRTLGEEIGIPIEVYGPEATMTGICKQAIECITAAA from the exons ATGGCAAGAAAGAAGATTAGAGAGTATGATTCCAAGAGGCTGTTGAAAGAACATTTCAAGAGGATTTCTGGGTCTGATTTGGACATCAAATCTGCTCAA GTCACGGAATTTACTGATTTCAATGAACTGGTAAACAAGGAGCCATGGCTCTCATCAACAAAACTGGTTGTCAAACCAGATATGTTATTCGGGAAGCGTGGCAAAAGTGGTCTTGTCGCATTGAACCTGGATGTGGCTGGAGTTGCCGTATTTGTAAAAGAAAAGATTGGGAAAGAG GTAGAGATGGGAGGATGCAAAGGGCCAATTACAACATTTATTGTAGAACCGTTTGTTCCTCATAATGAGGAATTTTATGTGAATATAGTCTCCGAAAGGCTGGGTTGTAGTGTAAGCTTCTCTGAGTGTGGAGGAATTGAAATTGAAGAGAACTGGGACAAG GTGAAGACTATATTTGTTCCAACGGGCACGTCTTTCACATCAGAGTCATGTGCTCCACTTGTGGCAACTCTTCCCTTGGAG ATTAAAGGTGTGATTGAGGAGTTCATCAAAGTGGTCTATGCTTTATTTTTAG ATTTGGACTTCACTTTTCTTGAGATGAATCCTTTTACCTTGGTTGATGAAAAGCCTTATCCTTTGGATATGAGAGGGGAGCTTGATGATACAGCTgctttcaagaactttaaaaa ATGGGGAAATATTGAATTTCCGATGCCGTTTGGAAGAGTTATGAGCCCTACAGAAAGCTTTATTCATGGACTTGATGAAAAG ACTAGTGCATCTCTGAAGTTCACAGTCTTGAACCCGAAAGGACGAATCTGGACTATGGTTGCTGGAGGAGGCGCTAGTGTTATCTATGCAGATACC GTTGGTGATCTTGGCTTCGCCTCTGAGCTCGGGAATTATGCAGAATACAGTGGTGCTCCCAATGAAGAGGAAGTATTGCAGTATGCCAGAGTTGTAATTGAT TGTGCAACTGCCGATCCTGATGGTCAGAAACGAGCCCTTGTGATAGGTGGTGGGATCGCCAATTTCACTGATGTCGCTGCCACGTTTAATGGCATCATTCGAGCTCTGAAAGAAAAG GAATCAAAACTTAAGGCGGCAAGGATGAGTCTGTATGTTCGAAGGGGTGGTCCGAATTACCAGAAAGGTCTTGCCAGGATGAGAACTCTTGGAGaagaaatcgggatccctataGAGGTCTATGGACCTGAGGCAACCATGACCGGTATATGCAAACAGGCCATTGAATGTATCACTGCAGCTGCCTGA
- the LOC140829515 gene encoding ATP-citrate synthase alpha chain protein 1 isoform X1, translated as MKISENFVHNFIEVQNFVPSFLHFSVSGSWMDVPIGGGSVCVEVTEFTDFNELVNKEPWLSSTKLVVKPDMLFGKRGKSGLVALNLDVAGVAVFVKEKIGKEVEMGGCKGPITTFIVEPFVPHNEEFYVNIVSERLGCSVSFSECGGIEIEENWDKVKTIFVPTGTSFTSESCAPLVATLPLEIKGVIEEFIKVVYALFLDLDFTFLEMNPFTLVDEKPYPLDMRGELDDTAAFKNFKKWGNIEFPMPFGRVMSPTESFIHGLDEKTSASLKFTVLNPKGRIWTMVAGGGASVIYADTVGDLGFASELGNYAEYSGAPNEEEVLQYARVVIDCATADPDGQKRALVIGGGIANFTDVAATFNGIIRALKEKESKLKAARMSLYVRRGGPNYQKGLARMRTLGEEIGIPIEVYGPEATMTGICKQAIECITAAA; from the exons ATGAAAATATCCGAAAACTTTGTGCATAATTTTATTGAAGTTCAAAATTTTGTCCCAAGTTTTCTACATTTTAGTGTATCTGGAAGCTGGATGGACGTTCCGATTGGTGGTGGTTCAGTCTGCGTTGAG GTCACGGAATTTACTGATTTCAATGAACTGGTAAACAAGGAGCCATGGCTCTCATCAACAAAACTGGTTGTCAAACCAGATATGTTATTCGGGAAGCGTGGCAAAAGTGGTCTTGTCGCATTGAACCTGGATGTGGCTGGAGTTGCCGTATTTGTAAAAGAAAAGATTGGGAAAGAG GTAGAGATGGGAGGATGCAAAGGGCCAATTACAACATTTATTGTAGAACCGTTTGTTCCTCATAATGAGGAATTTTATGTGAATATAGTCTCCGAAAGGCTGGGTTGTAGTGTAAGCTTCTCTGAGTGTGGAGGAATTGAAATTGAAGAGAACTGGGACAAG GTGAAGACTATATTTGTTCCAACGGGCACGTCTTTCACATCAGAGTCATGTGCTCCACTTGTGGCAACTCTTCCCTTGGAG ATTAAAGGTGTGATTGAGGAGTTCATCAAAGTGGTCTATGCTTTATTTTTAG ATTTGGACTTCACTTTTCTTGAGATGAATCCTTTTACCTTGGTTGATGAAAAGCCTTATCCTTTGGATATGAGAGGGGAGCTTGATGATACAGCTgctttcaagaactttaaaaa ATGGGGAAATATTGAATTTCCGATGCCGTTTGGAAGAGTTATGAGCCCTACAGAAAGCTTTATTCATGGACTTGATGAAAAG ACTAGTGCATCTCTGAAGTTCACAGTCTTGAACCCGAAAGGACGAATCTGGACTATGGTTGCTGGAGGAGGCGCTAGTGTTATCTATGCAGATACC GTTGGTGATCTTGGCTTCGCCTCTGAGCTCGGGAATTATGCAGAATACAGTGGTGCTCCCAATGAAGAGGAAGTATTGCAGTATGCCAGAGTTGTAATTGAT TGTGCAACTGCCGATCCTGATGGTCAGAAACGAGCCCTTGTGATAGGTGGTGGGATCGCCAATTTCACTGATGTCGCTGCCACGTTTAATGGCATCATTCGAGCTCTGAAAGAAAAG GAATCAAAACTTAAGGCGGCAAGGATGAGTCTGTATGTTCGAAGGGGTGGTCCGAATTACCAGAAAGGTCTTGCCAGGATGAGAACTCTTGGAGaagaaatcgggatccctataGAGGTCTATGGACCTGAGGCAACCATGACCGGTATATGCAAACAGGCCATTGAATGTATCACTGCAGCTGCCTGA